A single genomic interval of Arachis duranensis cultivar V14167 chromosome 7, aradu.V14167.gnm2.J7QH, whole genome shotgun sequence harbors:
- the LOC107459197 gene encoding zinc finger protein NUTCRACKER-like: MRILENMDHGELSNGFPHNQNQNPTTTPPPSSNNNLPSLKRKRNLPGNPDPEAEVIALSPKTLMATNRFLCETCGKGFQRDQNLQLHRRGHNLPWKLKQRTNKEPKKRVYVCPEKTCVHNHPSRALGDLTGIKKHFCRKHGEKKWKCDKCSKRYAVQSDWKAHSKICGTREYKCDCGTIFSRRDSFITHRAFCDALAEETARVNAASSINNSTLGANNSNNNIIGYNNMMIGTSMAPHHNNNNNMATQFASICNKPIPFPEEARNNQTTTRGLSLWMDHHHHHRQEATMATNNNNYHLNWVFGSKISTNPSQDLSSNTTITSTTTTSLSVPSLYSSQHQPHQTCASSSSANMSATALLQKAAQVGATSCGPSSFLGALGLKCSNGSGQGQDGNNNKFCGVYGSSLVLTSSSNNINTEPENNELSQMLPSKRRHVMPNEESGGGQTRDFLGVGGANHHLPPFINQSLDLI; the protein is encoded by the exons ATGCGGATCCTTGAAAATATGGATCATGGAGAACTCTCAAACGGTTTCCCTCataatcagaatcagaatcCAACTACTACTCCTCCTCCTTCATCTAATAATAACCTTCCTTCtttgaagaggaagagaaacCTCCCAGGAAACCCAG ATCCGGAAGCGGAAGTAATAGCCTTATCCCCAAAGACTCTAATGGCTACAAACAGGTTCTTGTGTGAAACCTGTGGGAAGGGTTTCCAAAGGGATCAAAACCTTCAACTCCATAGAAGAGGACACAACCTTCCATGGAAGCTAAAACAAAGAACAAATAAAGAACCAAAGAAGCGTGTATACGTGTGTCCGGAGAAAACATGTGTCCACAACCACCCTTCAAGGGCTTTGGGAGACTTGACCGGAATTAAGAAGCACTTTTGCAGGAAGCACGGCGAGAAGAAGTGGAAGTGCGACAAATGCTCGAAGCGTTACGCGGTTCAGTCTGATTGGAAAGCCCACTCCAAAATCTGTGGTACAAGAGAATACAAGTGTGATTGTGGAACCATCTTTTCACG GAGGGATAGCTTCATAACTCACAGGGCATTTTGTGATGCATTGGCAGAAGAAACAGCTAGGGTAAATGCAGCATCAAGCATAAACAATTCAACATTAGGGGCTAATAATAGTAACAATAACATTATTGGTTACAATAACATGATGATAGGAACCTCCATGGCCCctcatcataataataataataacatggCAACCCAATTTGCTTCAATTTGCAATAAGCCAATTCCATTCCCTGAAGAAGCCAGAAATAACCAAACAACAACAAGAGGATTATCCCTTTGGATggaccatcatcatcatcatcgtcaagAAGCAACGATGGCcactaataacaataattaccaTCTGAACTGGGTATTCGGATCGAAAATTTCGACCAATCCAAGCCAAGATCTAAGTAGCAATACTACTATTACTAGTACTACTACTACATCGCTTAGTGTTCCTTCATTGTATAGCTCACAACATCAACCCCATCAAACATGTGCTTCTTCGTCGTCGGCGAACATGTCGGCGACGGCATTGTTGCAGAAAGCCGCTCAAGTTGGTGCAACCTCATGTGGTCCATCATCATTCTTGGGGGCATTAGGGTTGAAATGCAGCAATGGTAGTGGTCAAGGGCAAGATGGGAATAACAATAAGTTTTGTGGGGTGTATGGTTCAAGTTTGGTGCTAACAAGTAgtagtaataatattaatacagAGCCAGAGAACAATGAATTGTCACAAATGCTCCCTTCAAAGAGGAGACATGTAATGCCGAATGAGGAGAGTGGAGGAGGGCAAACTAGGGACTTCCTTGGTGTTGGGGGTGCAAACCACCATTTGCCACCCTTCATCAACCAAAGCttggatttgatttga